The uncultured Desulfovibrio sp. DNA window ACCGGCGATGCCGCCGGTATGGGCCTTTCCATCTACCAGATCAAAGATGGCAAGTTCGTAGAGCTTAATCACAGCATTACCCTGGACTAAACGTCTACCGGGGCGCGGCCATGGCCGCGCCCCGGCTTTTCACGCATCGCCGGAAGCTGACGGCATTAACGGGACAGGCGGAACGAACAGGGACACCCCCCGTACCGCGCGCGAGTTTGCATGGACATCCAATTTTTTATAGAGCTCTTTTTCGGCGGTTTAACCCGAGGCAGCATTTATGCGCTGATCGCCCTCGGTTATACGCTGGTTTACGGCATTATCGGGCTCATCAATTTTGCCCATGGCGAAGTGTATATGCTGGGCTCATTCACGGCCCTGCTGATAGCTGGCGCGCTTGGCGTCTACGGCTTCCCTGCTGGCGGCATTCTTATTGTGGCGGCTCTTGCGGCCATAGTCTGGTGCTCCGCCTACGGCTATACGCTGGAAAAGGTCGCCTACAAGCCCCTGCGGGGCGCGCCGCGCCTGTCGCCGCTTATTTCTGCCATTGGTATGTCCATCTTTTTGCAAAACTATGTGCTGCTTGCGCAGACATCCGACTTTGTGCCCTTTCCCAACCTGCTGCCGGAAATGAATTTTCTTGAGCACATTGACTATGTCATGGGCGCCAGCGACTTTCTCATTCTGATGGTCAGCACCTTTGCCATGGTCTCCCTTTCGCTTTTCATCCGCTACACCCGCATGGGCAAAGCCATGCGCGCCACGGCCCAAAACCGCAAGATGGCCCTTTTGCTTGGCATCAATGCCGACCGCATCATATCCCTCACGTTCATCATCGGCTCCGCCCTGGCGGCCCTTGGCGGCGTGCTTATTGCCTCGCACATGGGGCAGGTCAACTTTGGCATCGGTTTTCTG harbors:
- a CDS encoding branched-chain amino acid ABC transporter permease LivH (LivHMGF is the membrane component of the LIV-I/LS branched-chain amino acid transporter) translates to MDIQFFIELFFGGLTRGSIYALIALGYTLVYGIIGLINFAHGEVYMLGSFTALLIAGALGVYGFPAGGILIVAALAAIVWCSAYGYTLEKVAYKPLRGAPRLSPLISAIGMSIFLQNYVLLAQTSDFVPFPNLLPEMNFLEHIDYVMGASDFLILMVSTFAMVSLSLFIRYTRMGKAMRATAQNRKMALLLGINADRIISLTFIIGSALAALGGVLIASHMGQVNFGIGFLAGLKAFTAAVLGGIGSIPGAMVGGLVLGLAESFTTGYFSGNYEDMLAFGILILILIFRPDGILGKATVQKV